In a single window of the Leifsonia sp. 1010 genome:
- a CDS encoding alpha/beta hydrolase, whose product MSETDGMDAVRQVDAGELNVGYTDTGPADGPPVLLLHGWPYDIHSFDGVVPALAGAGFRVVVPFLRGYGTTTFRDPGALRSGQPAALAADAIALLDALGIERALVGGCDWGARTTNILAALWPERVIGQVTTSGYLVAGQAANANPLHPVDELTWWYQFYFATERGRAGYDRYRDEFARLIWRTASPRWDFDDATFERSRPAFANPHHVDIVIHNYRWRLGLADGDPRLDEVEARIAARPVIPVPAITLEGDANGAFHLDPAAYRDRFTGPYEHRLITGGVGHNLAQEAPRAFADAVLDVARMADATVAGTEDHRVG is encoded by the coding sequence ATGTCCGAAACCGACGGGATGGACGCGGTGCGGCAGGTGGACGCCGGCGAGCTGAACGTCGGATACACCGACACGGGGCCGGCCGACGGCCCACCGGTGCTCCTGCTGCACGGCTGGCCGTACGACATCCACAGCTTCGATGGCGTGGTGCCCGCGCTCGCGGGCGCCGGCTTCCGCGTCGTTGTGCCGTTCCTCCGCGGCTACGGCACGACGACGTTCCGCGACCCCGGCGCCCTGCGGAGCGGTCAGCCGGCCGCGCTCGCCGCCGACGCGATCGCTCTGCTGGACGCGCTGGGCATCGAGCGGGCGCTGGTCGGCGGCTGCGACTGGGGCGCCCGGACGACGAACATCCTCGCCGCGCTGTGGCCGGAGCGCGTGATCGGTCAGGTGACGACGAGCGGCTATCTCGTCGCCGGTCAGGCCGCCAACGCGAACCCGCTCCACCCGGTGGACGAGCTGACCTGGTGGTACCAGTTCTACTTCGCGACCGAGCGCGGCCGAGCCGGCTACGACCGGTACCGTGACGAGTTCGCGCGGCTGATCTGGCGCACGGCGTCACCGCGATGGGACTTCGACGACGCCACCTTCGAGCGCAGCAGACCGGCATTCGCGAATCCCCATCACGTCGACATCGTCATCCACAACTACCGGTGGAGGCTGGGGCTCGCCGACGGCGATCCCCGTCTCGACGAGGTGGAGGCCCGCATCGCTGCCCGTCCGGTGATCCCGGTCCCCGCGATCACCCTGGAGGGCGACGCGAACGGCGCCTTCCACCTCGATCCGGCCGCCTACCGTGACCGCTTCACCGGGCCCTACGAGCACCGGCTCATCACCGGCGGTGTCGGGCACAACCTGGCGCAGGAGGCGCCGCGCGCGTTTGCCGACGCCGTCCTCGACGTCGCGCGGATGGCCGATGCGACGGTCGCCGGAACGGAGGACCACCGTGTCGGCTGA